The sequence below is a genomic window from Maridesulfovibrio frigidus DSM 17176.
CCCTGAAGCTGTAACAGAGCCTGAATATGAAAAAACATCTCTACTGCTTGATACTCCTGCAAGATGTGTATCTATTCCATATCTAAGCATAGAATTATAAAATATCCCGTATTCATTTTTAGCAGTAACTGCATTTGCAAAAATCACTAAAATATCATCAGGGTCAAGCTCGTCTTCTTTCAAATTCTTATTAATTTGACTTGCTACCCATTCGTACTGTTCAATTTTAGATTCAAAAATCTTGCTCTGCATTATATCACGAGGGTCAAAAAGATCTGTAATATAACCCGGATAACTTGAAACTTTTCTCTCTAAGGACACATCACTTTCAAACGAAAGAGCTCCTGAGTGGACTTTATATCCAATATCTTCAAAAAGATTAAGTTCATCAAAAAGCTGCACTAGCCCCTCAGAACGATAAACCCCCATCCCCAAAGCATGTGCTAAAGTTAGTGTCCAAGGAGAATTGCGATAACAAACAGGTAGAGTAATATCTTGCCTAGCTTCGTCTTCAGCATTATGAACCTCAATATTTTGCTGCCCTGATTGAGATGTTCCAAACAGTTCATCGAGCGGAAGCATTGCAGAATCATTCAAATTCTGTAACTCATCGTAGGCCCATATAATTCTTTTTGGGTCCTTAGTGCAGTAATAGATGATTTGAAAAAATGCAGAAGGAAGATCTTGAGCTTCATCAATGAGAATTGCATCATATACTTCTTTTGATGGGGAAGATTTCACATACTGAAGAAGCTCGTTACATACACCTGAAAAGGCATTAGAATACCCATACTTCTGTTTCGCTGTTGCAAAGTTTACAGGAGTTAAATCATATAAAGTAGCAATCGCAGAGTAAACCCCTCCACTAGAAAAGTTCCCCCAAGCAGGCATTATCTTTATTTTATCCCAGTCTGGCTTGTCACCTGAATGCTCAATCGAAAAGCGTTCAATTAAATCTGTAAACTGCTGGATTAATGACCTTGTATTAAAAGTAACAACAATGTCCCAATCAGGATGCTGCGCATGCAAATATGCTGCTTTTAAAGCTAAAACTATTGTTTTACCTGATCCGGCCAAACCTCTAACTCTCTGGGGTCCTTCCGGGACTTCTATCGCGGCACTCTTCTGCCACTGATCAAGGTTCGCGATCTCGCGCTCAAGTCTCTTTAAGATTGCTCCCTTTGAATTAGCATTCTTAACATTAACACGCTTTTTAGCAGGTTTAATAGTTGTTACTCTCTGTATTGCAGAGCAAACTTTTTTATAATAACCATCTTGAATAGGGATACAACGAGCAATCGTTTCCTTAAATACATCAGGATGAGCAATATTATAATCGTCTTCACTTTTAATTCCAACATCTTTAGAGAAAAAAGCTATCACATTGGCTTCGACGGCTAACCTTCTCCGCACTCGCAAACTTTCGTGCTTGGATAGATTAGACTCCAAAACATAAACAATACTATCTTGCTGGTCATAAACAGTCTCAGAAACTTGAGTGTCTGGAAAATGAAAAGCAATTAAGCCATTCTGGGGTGAAACCAGCATAGCCTCTATGGTATGACTATCCTCAGCTGTAGCAATGATAGGATATCCAACATATAAAGTCCCTGAAATGTTGTCACTTTTCAAGCAATTAATCAAAGCT
It includes:
- a CDS encoding DEAD/DEAH box helicase gives rise to the protein MSLEIVRGNNRNPIAITALINCLKSDNISGTLYVGYPIIATAEDSHTIEAMLVSPQNGLIAFHFPDTQVSETVYDQQDSIVYVLESNLSKHESLRVRRRLAVEANVIAFFSKDVGIKSEDDYNIAHPDVFKETIARCIPIQDGYYKKVCSAIQRVTTIKPAKKRVNVKNANSKGAILKRLEREIANLDQWQKSAAIEVPEGPQRVRGLAGSGKTIVLALKAAYLHAQHPDWDIVVTFNTRSLIQQFTDLIERFSIEHSGDKPDWDKIKIMPAWGNFSSGGVYSAIATLYDLTPVNFATAKQKYGYSNAFSGVCNELLQYVKSSPSKEVYDAILIDEAQDLPSAFFQIIYYCTKDPKRIIWAYDELQNLNDSAMLPLDELFGTSQSGQQNIEVHNAEDEARQDITLPVCYRNSPWTLTLAHALGMGVYRSEGLVQLFDELNLFEDIGYKVHSGALSFESDVSLERKVSSYPGYITDLFDPRDIMQSKIFESKIEQYEWVASQINKNLKEDELDPDDILVIFANAVTAKNEYGIFYNSMLRYGIDTHLAGVSSSRDVFSYSGSVTASGIYRAKGNEAPMVYLVNGEWCSLGYEMIKRRNTLFTAITRSSAWVNICGVGPGMQEIQDEINAVVENNYRLSFHIPPREKLAELRIINRDRTSEEKKEVTVAQRNLHDVAKLVSQGLLDDKDPAIQQLLSLLNK